In the Sulfitobacter pacificus genome, one interval contains:
- a CDS encoding GntR family transcriptional regulator — MDIRRADKIAETLEQLVFSGTYRDGERLDELKLADQFNVSRTPIREALHVLVSSGLAEQIPRRGVFVRQPGPVELMEMFETMAELEAACGRLAATRITEDGLAQLVAANVNCQQAVENLDHDLYYTENERFHQIIYRGSANSYLEKQALQLQNRLRAYRKMQLRFRGRLDQSMAEHLEIVTALQNEDAEGAANALRSHVAVQGEKFHRLMASLKN, encoded by the coding sequence ATGGACATCAGACGCGCCGACAAGATCGCAGAAACGCTTGAACAACTGGTATTTTCCGGCACCTACAGGGATGGTGAACGGCTGGACGAACTGAAACTTGCCGACCAGTTCAATGTCTCGCGCACCCCCATCCGCGAAGCGCTGCACGTGCTGGTTTCTTCTGGTTTGGCCGAACAGATTCCCCGCCGCGGGGTTTTTGTACGCCAACCTGGCCCGGTGGAATTGATGGAAATGTTTGAGACCATGGCAGAGCTTGAAGCCGCCTGTGGCAGGTTGGCAGCGACCCGGATCACCGAAGACGGGCTGGCACAGCTGGTCGCGGCCAATGTAAACTGCCAGCAGGCCGTCGAAAATCTGGATCACGATCTGTATTATACCGAAAACGAGCGGTTTCATCAAATCATCTATCGCGGCTCGGCCAACAGCTATCTGGAAAAACAGGCGCTACAGTTGCAAAACCGTCTGCGGGCCTATCGCAAGATGCAGCTGCGGTTTCGCGGGCGTCTGGATCAATCCATGGCCGAACACCTTGAGATTGTAACCGCGTTGCAAAACGAAGATGCTGAAGGCGCGGCCAATGCCCTTCGCAGTCACGTAGCCGTACAGGGCGAGAAGTTTCACCGCCTGATGGCCAGTTTGAAAAACTAG
- a CDS encoding methyltransferase domain-containing protein: MHLDVQDLRNFYYRNALGRAAQKSLRDRMLELWPEAKGQTVVGFGFAAPLLRPYLKDARRVVTLMPGPQGVMPWPAGMPNTAVLTEETLWPIETGHVDKLVLLHGLETCERPSDLLEECWRVLGPGGKALFIVPNRAGLWARRDKTPFGFGQPYSPGQLDTQLKKYQFLPERQLGALFQFPSHQRIWMKSAGLFERVGRHMPGILGGGAFMVEATKLVYPPKGISARERKRVSVLNGLSEPAVSGARRVL, translated from the coding sequence ATGCACCTCGACGTACAAGATCTGCGCAACTTTTATTATCGCAACGCTTTGGGGCGTGCGGCGCAGAAAAGCCTGCGTGATCGCATGTTGGAGCTTTGGCCGGAAGCCAAGGGGCAGACCGTTGTGGGCTTCGGCTTTGCCGCGCCCTTGCTGCGCCCTTATCTTAAGGATGCCAGACGTGTGGTTACCCTGATGCCGGGGCCGCAGGGGGTGATGCCCTGGCCCGCCGGGATGCCGAACACTGCGGTCCTGACCGAAGAAACATTGTGGCCGATTGAGACCGGGCATGTGGACAAATTGGTTTTGCTGCATGGGCTTGAGACCTGTGAGCGGCCTTCTGACCTGCTGGAAGAATGCTGGCGGGTGTTGGGGCCGGGGGGGAAGGCCCTGTTCATCGTGCCCAACCGCGCGGGCCTTTGGGCGCGGCGTGACAAGACGCCATTTGGTTTCGGCCAGCCCTATTCGCCGGGGCAACTGGATACGCAGCTGAAAAAATACCAGTTTTTGCCAGAGCGCCAATTGGGTGCCTTATTCCAATTCCCCTCGCATCAACGCATTTGGATGAAATCTGCCGGTCTGTTTGAACGTGTCGGACGGCATATGCCCGGCATCCTTGGTGGTGGTGCATTTATGGTTGAGGCGACCAAACTGGTCTACCCGCCCAAAGGCATATCTGCCCGGGAGCGAAAGCGGGTCAGCGTATTGAATGGATTGTCAGAACCGGCGGTAAGCGGCGCACGCCGCGTGTTGTGA